From Panthera uncia isolate 11264 chromosome E1, Puncia_PCG_1.0, whole genome shotgun sequence, one genomic window encodes:
- the LOC125927623 gene encoding 39S ribosomal protein L45, mitochondrial-like has protein sequence MAAPTLWGLSCLSRALGWWSGQPVLVTQSTVVVPLRSKQRFTPPTYEPKYKSEKEFIEHARKAGLVIPPERLEHPLHLACTAGIFDAYVPLEGDAHLSSLLKEGLAQRSEWLKKKVTSQLSVRKIREHDPNFKIKDFPEKAKDIFIEAHFCLNNSDHD, from the coding sequence ATGGCAGCCCCCACACTGTGGGGTTTGTCTTGTTTATCCAGAGCTTTAGGATGGTGGTCTGGGCAGCCAGTCCTGGTAACTCAGTCCACAGTTGTAGTTCCACTGAGATCTAAACAACGTTTCACACCACCTACTTATGAACCCAAATACAAATCAGAAAAGGAGTTTATAGAACATGCCCGGAAAGCAGGACTGGTCATTCCTCCGGAACGTTTGGAGCATCCCCTACACCTGGCCTGTACAGCTGGCATCTTTGATGCCTATGTTCCTCTAGAGGGTGATGCTCACTTGTCCTCTCTCTTGAAGGAAGGACTGGCACAGAGAAGTGAGTGGTTGAAGAAGAAGGTGACATCACAATTGTCAGTCCGGAAGATAAGAGAACATGATCCgaatttcaaaataaaggacTTCCCTGAAAAAGCTAAGGATATTTTTATTGAAGCCCACTTTTGTCTAAACAACTCAGACCATGACTGA